A portion of the Pseudorasbora parva isolate DD20220531a chromosome 1, ASM2467924v1, whole genome shotgun sequence genome contains these proteins:
- the LOC137077831 gene encoding uncharacterized protein: TTQTSADTTSTEPTTQTSADTTTAEPTTQTSADTTSTEPTTQTSADTTTTEPTSQSSADTTSTEPTTQTSTDTTTTEPTSQTSADTTSTEPTTQTSTDTTTTEPTTTQTSTDTTSTEPTTQTSADTTTAEPTTQTSTDTTSTEPTTQTSTDTTTTEPTSQTSADTTSTEPTTQTSTDTTTTEPTSQTSTDTPSTEPTTQTSADTTTAEPTTTQSSTATTTAEPTTTQTSADTPSTEPTTQSSADTTTGEPTTQTSTDTTTAEPTTQTSTDTTTTEPTTQSSADTTTAEPTTQTSADTTSTEPTTTQTSADTTTTESTTQTSADTPSTEPTTQTSADTPSTEPTTQSSADTTTAEPTTQTSADTTTAEPTTTQTSTDTTTAEPTTQTSADTPSTESTAQTSADTPSTEPTTQTSADTTSTEPTTQTSAETTSTEPTTQTSADTTSTEPTTQTSTSADTTTTEPTTQTSADTTTAEPTTTQTSADTPSTEPTTQTSADTPSTEPTTQTSADPLQLLNLQQLNHQPTLQLLNLQQLKHQQPLQLLTTTSTEPTTQTSTFTTTAEPTTTQASTVTTTAEPTTTQSSTFTTTAEPTTTQTSTATTTTEP, translated from the exons acaactcaaacatcagcagacactacatctactgaacctacaactcaaacatcagcagacactacaactgctgaacctacaactcAGACATCAGCAGACACTacatctactgaacctacaactcaaacatcagcaGACACTACAACTACTGAACCTACATCTCAGTCATCAGCAGACACTacatctactgaacctacaactcaaacatcaacagacACTACAACTACTGAACCTACATCTCAGACATCAGCAGACACTacatctactgaacctacaactcaaacatcaacagacACTACAACTACTGagcctacaacaactcaaacatcaacagacactacatctactgaacctacaactcaaacatcagcagacactacaactgctgaacctacaactcaaacatcaacagacactacatctactgaacctacaactcaaacatcaacagacACTACAACTACTGAACCTACATCTCAGACATCAGCAGACACTacatctactgaacctacaactcaaacatcaacagacACTACAACTACTGAACCTACATCTCAGACATCAACAGACACTccatctactgaacctacaactcaaacatcagcagacactacaactgctgaacctacaacaactcaatcatcaacagccactacaactgctgagcctacaacaactcaaacatcagcagacactccatctactgaacctacaactCAATCATCAGCAGACACTACAACTGGTGAacctacaactcaaacatcaacagacactacaactgctgaacctacaactcaaacatcaacagacACTACAACAACTGAACCTACAACTCAATCTTCAGCAGAcactacaactgctgaacctacaactcaaacatcagcagacactacatctactgaacctacaacaactcaaacatcagcaGACACTACAACTACTGAAtctacaactcaaacatcagcagacactccatctactgaacctacaactcaaacatcagcagacactccatctactgaacctacaactCAATCATCAGCAGAcactacaactgctgaacctaccactcaaacatcagcagacactacaactgctgaacctacaacaactcaaacatcaacagacactacaactgctgaacctacaactcaaacatcagcagacactccaTCTACTGAATCTACAGCTCAAacatcagcagacactccaTCTACGGAacctacaactcaaacatcagcagacactacatctactgaacctacaactcaaacatcagcaGAAACTacatctactgaacctacaactcaaacatcagcagacactacatctactgaacctacaactcaaacatca ACATCAGCAGACACTACAACTACTGAACCTACAACTCAGACATCAGCAGAcactacaactgctgaacctacaacaactcaaacatcagcagacactccatctactgaacctacaactcaaacatcagcagacactccatctactgaacctacaactcaaacatcagcagac ccactacaactgctgaacctacaacaactcaatcATCAACCGAcactacaactgctgaacctacaacaactcaaacatcaacagccaCTACAATTGCTGA ccactacatctactgaacctacaactcaaacatcaacattcactacaactgctgaacctacaacaactcaagcATCAACAGtcactacaactgctgaacctacaacaactcaatcATCAACATtcactacaactgctgaacctacaacaactcaaacatcaacagccactacaactactgaacct
- the LOC137082287 gene encoding mucin-2-like, with translation MSLQLLNLQQLKHQKSLQLLDLQTLKYQKSLQLLNLQQLKHQQTLQLLNTTTAEPTTTQTSEVTTTAEPTTTQTSADTTTTEPTTTQTSADTTTTEPTTTQTSTDTTTAEPTTTQTSEVTTTAEPTTTQTSADTTTAEPTTTQTSEVTTTAEPTTTQTSEVITTTEPKTTQTSADTTTTDPTTQTSTATTSTEPTTTQTSADTTTAEPTTTQTSEVTTTAEPTTTQTSEVTTTAEPTTTQTSEVTTTAEPTTTQTSEVTTTAEPTTTQTSEVTTTAEPTTTQTSEVTTTAEPTTTQTSTDSTTAEPTTTQTSEVTTTAEPTTTQTSEVTTTAEPTTTQTSADTTTAEPTTTPTSEVTTTAEPTTTQTSEVTTTAEPTTTQTSEVTTTAEPTTTQTSEVTTTAEPTTTQTSEVTTTAEPTTTQTSTDSTTAEPTTTQTSEVTTTAEPTTTQTSEVTTTAEPTTTQTSADTTTTEPTTTQTSEVITTTEPTTTQTSEVTTTAEPTTTQTPEVTTTTEPTTTQTSETSADTTTAEPTTTQTSEVTTTTEPTTTQTSADTTTAEPTTTQTSTDSTTAEPTTSRTSADTTTAEPTTTQTSEVTTTTEPTTTQTSADTTTAEPTTTQTSTDSTTAEPTTTQTSADTKTAEPTTTQTSADTTTAEPTTTQTSEVNTTAEPTTTQTSTATTTTEPTTTQTSTATTTAEPTTTQTSDVTTTTEPTTTQTSEVTTTTEPTTTQTSADTTTAEPTTTQTSEVNTTAEPTTTQTSTVTTTTEHTTTQTSTDTTTTEPTTTQTSEVTTTTEPTTTQTSEVTTTAEPTTTQTSADTTTAEPTTTQTSEVITTTEPTTTQTSTDTTTTEPTTTQTSEVTTTTEPTTTQTSEVTTTTEPTTQTSTANTTAEPTTTQTSEVTTTTEPTTQTSTATKTTEPTTTQTSEVTTTTEPTTTQTSEVTTTAEPTTTQTSEVTTTTEPTTTQTSPATTTAEPTTTQTSTVTTTAEPTTTQTSEVTTTAEPTTTQTTTATTTTEPTTTQSSPATTTAEPTTTQTSTATTTAEPTTTQSSTFTTTTEPTTTQTSEVTTTAEPTTTQTTTATTTTEPTTTQSSPATTTAEPTTTQSSTATTTAEPTTTQSSPATTTAEPTTTQSSTFTTTAEPTTTQSSTASTTAEPTTQTSTATTTAEPTTTQTSTATTTTEPTTTQSSPATTTAEPTTTQSSTFTTTTEPTTTQTSEVTTTAEPTTTQSSTASTTAEPTTQTSTATTTAEPTTTQTSTATTTTEPTTTQTTTATTTTEPTTTQSSPATTTAEPTTTQSSTFTTTAEPTTTQTSEVTTTAEPTTTQTTTATTTTEPTTTQSSPATTTAEPTTTQTSEVTTTAEPTTSQSSPATTTAEPTTTQSSTFTTTAEPTTTQSSTASTTAEPTTQTSTATTTAEPTTTQTSTATETAEPTTQTSTATTTAEPTTTQTSTATTTAEPTTTQTSTATTTAEPTTTQTSTATTTAEPTTTQTSEVTTTAEPTTTQTSTATTTTEPTTTQTTTATTTTEPTTTQSSPATTTAEPTTTQSSTFTTTAEPTTIQTSEVTTTAEPTTTQTTTATTTTEPTTTQSSPATTTAEPTTTQTSEVTTTAEPTTTQTTTATTTTEPTTTQSSPATTTAELTTTQSSTFTTTAEPTTTQTSTATTTAEPTTTQTSTATTTAEPTTTQTSEVTTTAEPTTTQTSTATTTTEPTTTQTTTATTTTEPTTTQSSTASTTTEPTTTQSSTASTTAEPTTQTSAATTTAEPTTTQTSTSSTTAEPTTQTSTASTTAGPTTQTSTATTTAGPTTQSSTASTTAEPTTQTSAATTTTEPTTQTSTASTTAEPKTTQSSTASTTAEPTTQTSTTTTTVEPTTQSSTATTTAEPSTQTSTATTTTEPTTQTSAASTTAEPTTTQSSTFTTTAEPTTTQTSTPTTTAGPTTAQTSDYISL, from the exons atgtcactacaactgctgaacctacaacaactcaaacaccagAAGTCACTACAACTACTGGACCTACAAACACTCAAATATCAGAAGtcactacaactgctgaacctacaacaactcaaacatcagcaGACACTACAACTACTGa acactacaacagctgaacctacaacaactcaaacatcagaaGTCACTACAACGGCTGagcctacaacaactcaaacatcagcagacactacaactactgaacctacaacaactcaaacatcagcagacactacaactactgaacctacaacaactcaaacatcaacagacactacaacagctgaacctacaacaactcaaacatcagaagtcactacaactgctgaacctacaacaactcaaacatcagcaGACACTACAAcagctgaacctacaacaactcaaacatcagaagtcactacaactgctgaacccacaacaactcaaacatcagaaGTCATTACAACTACTGAACCTAAAACTACTCAAACATCAGCAGACACTACAACTACTGATcctacaactcaaacatcaacagccactacatctactgaacctacaacaactcaaacatcagcaGACACTACAACAGCggaacctacaacaactcaaacatcagaagtcactacaactgctgaacctacaacaactcaaacatcagaagtcactacaactgctgaacctacaacaactcaaacatcagaagtcactacaactgctgaacccacaacaactcaaacatcagaagtcactacaactgctgaacctacaaccactcaaacatcagaagtcactacaactgctgaacctacaacaactcaaacatcagaagtcactacaactgctgaacctacaacaactcaaacatcaacagacTCTACAAcagctgaacctacaacaactcaaacatcagaagtcactacaactgctgaacctacaacaactcaaacatcagaaGTCACTACAACggctgaacctacaacaactcaaacatcagcagacactacaactgctgaacctacaacaactccAACATCAGAAGtcactacaactgctgaacctacaacaactcaaacatcagaagtcactacaactgctgaacctacaacaactcaaacatcagaagtcactacaactgctgaacctacaacaactcaaacatcagaaGTCACTACAACggctgaacctacaacaactcaaacatcagaagtcactacaactgctgaacctacaacaactcaaacatcaacagacTCTACAAcagctgaacctacaacaactcaaacatcagaagtcactacaactgctgaacctacaacaactcaaacatcagaaGTCACTACAACggctgaacctacaacaactcaaacatcagcagacactacaactactgaacctacaacaactcaaacatcagaagtcattacaactactgaacctacaacaactcaaacatcagaaGTCACTACAAcagctgaacctacaacaactcaaacaccagAAGTCACTACAACTACTGAACCTACAACCACTCAAACATCAGAA acatcagcaGACACTACAAcagctgaacctacaacaactcaaacatcagaagtcactacaactactgaacctacaacaactcaaacatcagcagacactacaactgctgaacctacaacaactcaaacatcaacagacTCTACAACAGCTGAACCTACAACATCTCGAACATCAGCAGAcactacaactgctgaacctacaacaactcaaacatcagaagtcactacaactactgaacctacaacaactcaaacatcagcagacactacaactgctgaacctacaacaactcaaacatcaacagacTCTACAAcagctgaacctacaacaactcaaacatcagcagacactaaaactgctgaacctacaacaactcaaacatcagcaGACACTACAAcagctgaacctacaacaactcaaacctCAGAAGTCAATACAAcagctgaacctacaacaactcaaacatcaacagccactacaactactgaacctacaacaactcaaacatcaacagccactacaacagctgaacctacaacaactcaaacatcagacgtcactacaactactgaacctacaacaactcaaacatcagaagtcactacaactactgaacctacaacaactcaaacatcagcaGACACTACAAcagctgaacctacaacaactcaaacatcagaaGTCAATACAAcagctgaacctacaacaactcaaacatcaacagtcactacaactactgaacatacaacaactcaaacatcaacagacactacaactactgaacctacaacaactcaaacatcagaagtcactacaactactgaacctacaacaactcaaacatcagaagtcaccacaactgctgaacctacaacaactcaaacatcagcaGACACTACAAcagctgaacctacaacaactcaaacatcagaagtcattacaacaactgaacctacaacaactcaaacatcaacagacactacaactactgaacctacaacaactcaaacatcagaagtcactacaactactgaacctacaacaactcaaacatcagaagtcactacaactactgaacctacaactcaaacatcaacagccaatacaactgctgaacctacaacaactcaaacatcagaagtcactacaactactgaacctacaactcaaacatcaacagccactaaaactactgaacctacaacaactcaaacatcagaagtcactacaactactgaacctacaacaactcaaacatcagaagtcactacaactgctgaaccaacaacaactcaaacatcagaagtcactacaactactgaacctacaacaactcaaacatcaccagccactacaactgctgaacctacaacaactcaaacatcaacagtcactacaactgctgaacctacaacaactcaaacatcagaagtcactacaactgctgaacctacaacaactcaaacaacaacagccactacaactactgaacctacaacaactcaatcATCACCAGCcactacaactgctgaacctacaacaactcaaacatcaacagccactacaactgctgaacctacaacaactcaatcATCAACATTCACTACAactactgaacctacaacaactcaaacatcagaagtcactacaactgctgaacctacaacaactcaaacaacaacagccactacaactactgaacctacaacaactcaatcATCACCAGCcactacaactgctgaacctacaacaactcaatcatcaacagccactacaactgcggaacctacaacaactcaatcATCACCAGCcactacaactgctgaacctacaacaactcaatcATCAACATtcactacaactgctgaacctacaacaactcaatcATCAACAGCCTctacaactgctgaacctacaactcaaacatcaacagccactacaactgctgaacctacaacaactcaaacatcaacagccactacaactactgaacctacaacaactcaatcATCACCAGCcactacaactgctgaacctacaacaactcaatcATCAACATTCACTACAactactgaacctacaacaactcaaacatcagaagtcactacaactgctgaacctacaacaactcaatcATCAACAGCCTctacaactgctgaacctacaactcaaacatcaacagccactacaactgctgaacctacaacaactcaaacatcaacagccactacaactactgaacctacaacaactcaaacaacaacagccactacaactactgaacctacaacaactcaatcATCACCAGCcactacaactgctgaacctacaacaactcaatcATCAACATtcactacaactgctgaacctacaacaactcaaacatcagaagtcactacaactgctgaacctacaacaactcaaacaacaacagccactacaactactgaacctacaacaactcaatcATCACCAGCcactacaactgctgaacctacaacaactcaaacatcagaagtcactacaactgctgaacctacaacatCTCAATCATCACCAGCcactacaactgctgaacctacaacaactcaatcATCAACATtcactacaactgctgaacctacaacaactcaatcATCAACAGCCTctacaactgctgaacctacaactcaaacatcaacagccactacaactgctgaacctacaacaactcaaacatcaacagccactgaaactgctgaacctacaactcaaacatcaacagccactacaactgctgaacctacaacaactcaaacatcaacagccactacaactgctgaacctacaacaactcaaacatcaacagccactacaactgctgaacctacaacaactcaaacatcaacagccactacaactgctgaacctacaacaactcaaacatcagaagtcactacaactgctgaacctacaacaactcaaacatcaacagccactacaactactgaacctacaacaactcaaacaacaacagccactacaactactgaacctacaacaactcaatcATCACCAGCcactacaactgctgaacctacaacaactcaatcATCAACATtcactacaactgctgaacctacaacaattcaaacatcagaagtcactacaactgctgaacctacaacaactcaaacaacaacagccactacaactactgaacctacaacaactcaatcATCACCAGCcactacaactgctgaacctacaacaactcaaacatcagaagtcactacaactgctgaacctacaacaactcaaacaacaacagccactacaactactgaacctacaacaactcaatcATCACCAGCCACTACAACTGCTGAACTTACAACAACTCAATCATCAACATtcactacaactgctgaacctacaacaactcaaacatcaacagccactacaactgctgaacctacaacaactcaaacatcaacagccactacaactgctgaacctacaacaactcaaacatcagaagtcactacaactgctgaacctacaacaactcaaacatcaacagccactacaactactgaacctacaacaactcaaacaacaacagccacaacaactactgaacctacaacaactcaatcATCAACAGCCTCTACAactactgaacctacaacaactcaatcATCAACAGCCTCTACAACTGCGGAacctacaactcaaacatcagcaGCCACTACAAcagctgaacctacaacaactcaaacatcaacatcctctacaactgctgaacctacaactcaaacatcaacagccTCTACAACTGCTGGacctacaactcaaacatcaacagccaCTACAACTGCTGGACCTACAACTCAATCATCAACAGCGTctacaactgctgaacctacaactcaaacatcagcagccactacaactactgaacctacaactcaaacatcaacagcctctacaactgctgaacctaAAACAACTCAATCATCAACAGCCTctacaactgctgaacctacaactcaaacatcaacaacCACTACAACTGTTGAACCTACAACTCAATCATCAACAGCCACTACAACAGCTGAACCttcaactcaaacatcaacagccactacaactactgaacctacaactcaaacatcagcaGCCTCTACAAcagctgaacctacaacaactcaatcATCAACATtcactacaactgctgaacctacaacaactcaaacatcaacaccCACTACAACTGCTGGACCTACAACAGCTCAAACATCAGAC TATATCAGCTTATAG
- the LOC137081699 gene encoding mucin-2-like has protein sequence MDVTFRSVPSDVAISDSLLKGNTTLNITTVVVNPTDTTTSATTTTSTTTATTINPTSTTTTSTTTATTITSPTATTTTSPTTATTITSPTATTTTSPTTATTTSPTATTTTSPTTATTTSPTATTTTSPTTATTTSPTATTTTSPTTATTTSPTTATTITSPTATTTTSPTTATTTGPTTATTTSPTATTTTSPTTATTTSPTTATTTSPTATTTTSPTTATTTTSPTTATTASPTTVTTTTTSPTTATTIPTTDSTTSPTTATTTSPTTTTTTSPTTTTTTSPTTATTTSPTTTTTITSPTTATTSPTTDSTTSPTTATTTSPTTTTTTSPTTSTTIPTTDSTTSPTTATTTSPTTTTTTSPTTTTTTSPTTATTTSPTTTTTITSPTTATTSPTTDSTTSPTTATTTSPTTTTTTSPTTATTTSPTTTTTTSPTTTTTTSPTTATTTSPITTTTITSPTKATTSPTTTSTSPTTTSTSTTSATTTTTTTTRPTTTTTTAKPSTTTTQTTTTTTTPTTTTTTTTPTATARPPPIVAIQIVIIEIFVPALSNSQTPEFKNLAIKVQIAFDDIYKKKYGDRFIRTIVIAFISVSKTRADENVQAEVELVFNQTSTEPIPTNNAIVETLKEAATASNSTLNISIDVNTITVIKTLQIIPLRILTNGTFVAALSNSSSNEFQTRASTIKTGLEPYFIADYPGLFSILTVTSFSDANVKTRSVPTIRNSMDLAFAANTLLPNSTQIVNTIVRAAKNNTLPFQIFTNEIVINGTAFSSAEVSRKISVLTALLLVAVSLLVPWFD, from the exons ATGGATGTAACATTTAGAAGTGTACCCAGTGATGTGGCGATAAGTGATAGTCTTTTAAAGGGTAACACCACCCTTAACATCACCACTGTAGTAG TAAATCCAACCGACACGACTACCAGTGCCACTACAACCACAAGTACTACTACAGCTACAACCATAAATCCAACATCAACTACAACCACAAGTACTACTACAGCTACAACTATAACCAGTCCTACTGCAACTACAACCACAAGTCCTACTACAGCTACAACTATAACCAGTCCTACTGCAACTACAACCACAAGTCCTACTACAGCTACAACCACAAGTCCTACTGCAACTACAACCACAAGTCCTACTACAGCTACAACCACAAGTCCTACTGCAACTACAACCACAAGTCCTACTACAGCTACAACCACAAGTCCTACTGCAACTACAACCACAAGTCCTACTACAGCTACAACCACAAGTCCTACTACAGCTACAACTATAACCAGTCCTACTGCAACTACAACCACAAGTCCTACTACAGCTACAACCACAGGTCCTACTACAGCGACAACCACAAGTCCTACTGCAACTACAACCACAAGTCCTACTACAGCTACAACCACAAGTCCTACTACAGCTACAACCACAAGTCCTACTGCAACTACAACCACAAGTCCTACTACAGCTACAACTACAACCAGTCCTACTACAGCTACAACAGCAAGTCCTACTACAGTTACAACTACAACCACAAGTCCTACTACAGCTACAACCATTCCTACTACAGATTCTACCACAAGTCCTACTACAGCTACAACCACAAGTCCTACTACAACTACAACCACAAGTCCTACTACAACTACAACCACAAGTCCTACTACAGCTACAACCACAAGTCCTACTACAACTACAACTATAACCAGTCCTACTACAGCTACAACCAGTCCTACTACAGATTCTACCACAAGTCCTACTACAGCTACAACCACAAGTCCTACTACAACTACAACCACAAGTCCTACTACATCTACAACCATTCCTACTACAGATTCTACCACAAGTCCTACTACAGCTACAACCACAAGTCCTACTACAACTACAACCACAAGTCCTACTACAACTACAACCACAAGTCCTACTACAGCTACAACCACAAGTCCTACTACAACTACAACTATAACCAGTCCTACTACAGCTACAACCAGTCCTACTACAGATTCTACCACAAGTCCTACTACAGCTACAACCACAAGTCCTACTACAACTACAACCACAAGTCCTACTACAGCTACAACCACAAGTCCTACTACAACTACAACCACAAGTCCTACTACAACTACAACCACAAGTCCTACTACAGCTACAACCACAAGTCCTATTACAACTACAACTATAACCAGTCCTACTAAAGCTACAACCAGTCCTACTACAACTTCAACCAGTCCTACTACAACTTCAACCTCAACCACAAGTGCTACTACAACTACAACTACAACCACAAGACCTACTACAACTACCACTACTGCCAAACCAAGCACAACTACcacacaaacaacaacaacaacaacaacgcccaccaccaccaccaccacaaccACCCCCACAGCAACAGCACGTCCTCCACCAATAGTAGCCATCCAGATTGTTATTATTGAGATATTTGTTCCAGCACTTTCAAACTCGCAAACCCCAGAATTTAAAAACCTTGCCATAAAGGTACAGATTGCG TTTGATGACATCTACAAAAAAAAGTATGGAGATCGTTTCATCAGGACCATTGTGATTGCTTTCAT TTCGGTCTCCAAAACCCGGGCAGATGAAAATGTGCAAGCGGAGGTTGAGTTAGTGTTTAACCAAACGTCAACCGAACCCATTCCCACCAACAATGCCATTGTGGAGACTCTGAAAGAAGCAGCAACAGCTTCAAACTCAACCTTAAACATTAGTATTGATGTCAACACTATTACTGTTATCA AAACACTGCAGATAATCCCATTGAGAATCCTGACCAATGGAACCTTTGTGGCTGCTCTTTCAAACTCAAGTTCAAATGAGTTTCAGACCAGGGCGAGCACTATAAAAACAGGG CTCGAACCATATTTCATTGCTGATTACCCTGGATTATTCAGCATCTTAACTGTAACAAGCTTCAG TGATGCCAATGTAAAAACAAGGAGTGTGCCCACAATCCGAAACTCTATGGATCTTGCATTTGCGGCGAACACCCTCCTACCCAACAGTACCCAGATAGTGAACACTATAGTTCGAGCAGCCAAAAACAACACACTGCCCTTCCAGATCTTCACAAATGAAATTGTGATAAATGGTACAG CATTTTCATCAGCTGAAGTCAGCAGAAAGATCAGTGTGCTGACCGCTTTACTCCTGGTGGCTGTGTCTCTTCTGGTCCCGTGGTTTGATTGA
- the LOC137082271 gene encoding integumentary mucin A.1: MQTSEVTTTTEPTTQTSTATTTAEPTTTQTSEVTNTTESTTTQTSEVTTTAEPTTTEPTTQSSADTTTAEPTTQTSTATTTAEPTTTQTSEVTTTAEPTTTQTSEVTTTAEPTTQTSTATTTTEPTTTQTSEVTTTPEPTTTQTPEVTTTTEPTTTQTSADTTTTEPTTTQTSEVTTTTEP; the protein is encoded by the coding sequence ATGCAAACATCAGAAGTCACTACAACTACTGAacctacaactcaaacatcaacagccactacaactgctgaacctacaacaactcaaacatcggAAGTCACTAACACTACTGAatctacaacaactcaaacttCAGAAGTAactacaactgctgaacctacaactACTGAACCTACAACTCAATCATCAGCAGAcactacaactgctgaacctacaactcaaacatcaacagccactacaactgctgaacctacaacaactcaaacatcagaagtcactacaactgctgaacctacaacaacacAAACATCAGAAGTCACTACAACAGCTGAacctacaactcaaacatcaacagccactacaactactgaacctacaacaactcaaacatcagaaGTCACTACAACTcctgaacctacaacaactcaaacaccagAAGTCACTACAactactgaacctacaacaactcaaacatcagcagacactacaactactgaacctacaacaactcaaacatcagaagtcactacaactactgaacct